A stretch of DNA from Nitrospirota bacterium:
GCAGCAGGGGTTGCTGGGCGCTTTTCTGTTCCTGGTGCCTGCGGTCATTCTGTCGGGCTTTATGACGCCCATCGCTAACATGCCCGAGACGGTGCAGTACATTACATTGGTCAATCCCATGCGCTATTTCCTGGTCATACTGAGGGAGGTGTTCCTGGAAGCGGCGCCGTTTCATGCGCTCGTCGGCCAGTTCTGGCCCATGGCGGTGATAGCGCTTGCTACCCTGGCCACCGCTGCGTCGCTGTATCGGCGGCGCATGTACTGAGGCCGCAACTTTATGCCGGAACTAACCTGGGGTGCCGACGTTCCTATCTTCAGACCTCGGGACGTCACCGACCTCACCCTGTGCTCATCCCTTGCCATGGATGACGGGATAACGCCGGCGTTACTCCAAAAACCCTGGATATTGTGATAGCATCTGATGCATGGAGGGGATAATCTCAGCCATCCACGGTGACATAGTGGAGGTGGACTTTCGCGACCGGCTTCCGGGGATTAACGAGGCTCTTGTGGTGAAAGCCCCTG
This window harbors:
- a CDS encoding ABC transporter permease, yielding QQGLLGAFLFLVPAVILSGFMTPIANMPETVQYITLVNPMRYFLVILREVFLEAAPFHALVGQFWPMAVIALATLATAASLYRRRMY